Proteins from one Pyrobaculum neutrophilum V24Sta genomic window:
- a CDS encoding nicotinamide-nucleotide adenylyltransferase, protein MKRALFPGRFQPPHWGHVYAIREVLKEVDELVVAVGSAQFNYIAKDPFTAGERIWMLREALREAGVDLSRVCTIPIPNVENNLEWLGRVKSYAPPFQVVYTGNPYVALLFREAGYEVRQQPMYQRERYSSTRVRELLMRGDPQWEELVPRSVAEIIKAIGGAERLRIAAAGEAEPHRW, encoded by the coding sequence GTGAAGCGGGCCCTCTTCCCCGGCAGATTCCAGCCCCCCCACTGGGGCCACGTATACGCCATACGGGAGGTGCTGAAGGAGGTAGACGAGCTGGTGGTGGCCGTCGGCTCAGCCCAGTTCAACTACATAGCGAAGGACCCCTTCACAGCCGGCGAGAGGATATGGATGCTCAGGGAAGCCCTCAGGGAAGCCGGCGTGGACCTATCCCGCGTCTGCACAATCCCCATACCAAACGTCGAAAACAACCTGGAGTGGCTGGGGAGGGTGAAATCGTACGCGCCCCCCTTCCAGGTGGTGTACACCGGAAACCCATACGTCGCGCTCCTCTTCAGAGAGGCGGGGTACGAGGTGAGGCAGCAGCCCATGTACCAGCGGGAGAGGTACAGCTCCACAAGAGTCAGGGAGCTCCTAATGAGGGGCGACCCCCAGTGGGAGGAGCTCGTCCCCAGATCCGTCGCAGAGATAATAAAGGCAATAGGCGGCGCCGAGAGGCTAAGGA
- a CDS encoding phenylalanine--tRNA ligase subunit alpha: protein MALVPQQIYEILRRAPAWRPLEEVAREMGVAPESLMRYVEEARARGLLQVERRTAESYELTEEGRRRAEEGLPEYKLLKAARCEGGLCVADLAQPEADLALANLAKLGVRPRGRRLELDEETYRRLLAAVEERQRLLASIDKAPPEVLQEFARRKLVKKVEKTAVYVKAAVPPEAVKPAEVKTALTAEDIASGRWRSYTLKPFDLSIEPPEHPGPVPHFFNEFLDYVREVMVGLGFEEARGPVLEVEFWNFDALFQAQDHPAREVHDTFYVRWEGPLERPPPELMDAVGKIHEERWRYRWDPNKALNPVLRTQTTATTIRALAERGDGEYKVFTIGRVFRPEKLDPKHSMEFHQLDGIVVGPGLTFKHLLGQLEQIAKALGMAKVKFRPAYFPFTSPSVEVYAEHPKLGWVEFGGAGIFRPEVTEPLGVRKSRVLAWGWGLDRIAMIILGIDDIRELFTKDPERLREYYSRWARYRRSAAAAGGRYTL, encoded by the coding sequence GTGGCCCTAGTCCCGCAACAGATATACGAAATCCTCAGGAGAGCCCCGGCCTGGAGGCCGCTGGAGGAGGTGGCGAGGGAGATGGGCGTAGCGCCGGAGAGCCTCATGAGATACGTGGAGGAGGCCAGGGCCAGGGGCCTGCTCCAGGTGGAGAGGCGGACCGCCGAGAGCTACGAGCTCACCGAGGAGGGCAGGCGCCGCGCCGAGGAGGGCCTCCCCGAGTACAAGCTCCTCAAGGCCGCCCGCTGCGAAGGCGGCTTGTGCGTAGCCGACCTCGCCCAGCCCGAGGCCGACCTCGCCCTGGCCAACCTAGCCAAGCTGGGGGTAAGGCCGAGGGGCCGCCGCCTGGAGCTAGACGAGGAGACCTACAGGAGGTTGCTGGCCGCGGTGGAGGAGAGGCAACGCCTCCTCGCCTCCATAGACAAGGCGCCGCCCGAGGTGCTCCAGGAGTTCGCCCGGAGGAAGCTGGTGAAGAAGGTGGAGAAGACGGCGGTGTATGTAAAAGCCGCGGTCCCCCCCGAGGCGGTCAAGCCCGCGGAGGTCAAGACGGCCCTCACGGCGGAGGACATAGCCAGCGGCAGGTGGAGGAGCTACACCCTAAAGCCCTTCGACCTCTCCATAGAGCCCCCAGAGCACCCCGGCCCCGTCCCACACTTCTTCAACGAGTTCCTGGACTACGTCAGGGAGGTGATGGTGGGGCTGGGGTTCGAGGAGGCGAGGGGGCCCGTACTGGAGGTGGAGTTCTGGAACTTCGACGCGCTGTTTCAAGCGCAGGACCACCCCGCCAGGGAGGTCCACGACACCTTCTACGTGAGGTGGGAGGGCCCCCTGGAGCGGCCGCCCCCCGAGCTCATGGACGCCGTTGGGAAGATCCACGAGGAGAGGTGGCGCTACAGATGGGACCCCAACAAGGCGCTGAACCCCGTCCTCAGGACCCAGACCACCGCCACCACCATAAGGGCGCTGGCGGAGAGAGGCGACGGGGAGTACAAGGTCTTTACAATAGGCAGGGTCTTCCGCCCGGAGAAGCTGGACCCCAAACACAGCATGGAGTTCCACCAGCTAGACGGCATAGTGGTGGGGCCGGGCCTCACCTTCAAACACCTCCTGGGGCAGCTGGAGCAGATAGCCAAGGCCCTGGGCATGGCCAAGGTCAAGTTCAGGCCGGCCTACTTCCCCTTCACCTCCCCCTCTGTGGAGGTATACGCGGAGCACCCCAAGCTGGGCTGGGTGGAGTTCGGCGGGGCCGGCATATTTAGGCCCGAGGTCACCGAGCCCCTCGGCGTGAGGAAGAGCAGGGTGCTGGCCTGGGGCTGGGGGCTAGACAGGATAGCCATGATAATCCTCGGCATAGACGACATCAGGGAGCTCTTCACCAAGGACCCCGAGAGGCTACGGGAGTACTACAGCCGCTGGGCTAGATACAGGAGATCCGCCGCGGCCGCCGGAGGGAGGTACACCCTGTGA
- a CDS encoding ribbon-helix-helix domain-containing protein: protein MPRSKSQDKMSLISVHVPKKMLEELDDLVRRGIFPNRSEAIRAALRDLLYREVFKAKPPREEEKEEDIPAAFIRGR, encoded by the coding sequence ATGCCGCGGAGCAAGAGCCAGGACAAGATGTCCCTCATCTCGGTGCACGTGCCCAAGAAGATGCTCGAGGAGCTCGACGACCTCGTCAGAAGGGGGATCTTCCCCAACCGTAGCGAGGCCATCAGAGCCGCCCTCCGCGACCTCCTATACAGAGAGGTCTTCAAGGCAAAGCCGCCAAGGGAGGAGGAGAAGGAGGAGGACATCCCGGCGGCCTTCATAAGAGGCCGCTAG
- a CDS encoding DUF1512 domain-containing protein — protein MYTQTGGYDSMWYLISMLIWFALIFMLQDLQMWRYLSQVSGFLSYLGQLLNTASANVLAALEKAKRREVQRQELEATLKRMVDFAVIEPTSLDPSGIVPKYKHILNTYVETYEREIGRLVEDGVAVKNMATAVEALRYMNLIYKVVDHYYKTARKYKAFYLVIQLTMLLPLLKELTETVNEAVSSFIRGSPIGDSAGPQVAYNVLSRCGSLVYHKAVKDTVVAECEYEGRKLYVIKAEGPGSTVGRLDEAVEYVFGELKAKPKYIVTVDAALRLEGEKTGEVAEGIGVAMGGVGVEKFNIESYATKYGVPLYAFLIKMRQSEALTAMTAEIYNAVQYTTKRVLEFITSQVQPGEAVLLIGVGNTVGVGQPPAAS, from the coding sequence ATGTACACGCAGACGGGCGGCTACGACTCGATGTGGTACCTAATCTCCATGCTCATATGGTTCGCCCTGATATTCATGTTGCAGGACCTCCAGATGTGGAGGTACCTGAGCCAGGTCAGCGGCTTCCTCTCCTACCTAGGCCAGCTCCTGAACACGGCCTCCGCCAACGTCCTGGCGGCGCTGGAGAAGGCCAAGAGGAGGGAGGTGCAGAGGCAGGAGCTCGAGGCGACGCTCAAGAGGATGGTGGACTTCGCAGTCATCGAGCCCACCTCTCTAGACCCAAGCGGCATAGTGCCCAAGTATAAACACATACTGAACACCTACGTGGAGACCTACGAGCGGGAGATCGGGAGGCTGGTGGAAGACGGCGTTGCCGTGAAGAACATGGCCACGGCGGTGGAGGCGCTGCGGTACATGAACCTCATCTACAAGGTGGTGGACCACTACTACAAGACCGCCAGGAAGTACAAGGCCTTCTACCTAGTCATCCAGCTCACCATGTTGCTCCCCCTGCTTAAGGAGCTGACGGAGACGGTAAACGAGGCGGTCTCCTCCTTCATAAGAGGCTCCCCCATCGGCGACAGCGCCGGCCCCCAGGTGGCGTACAACGTCCTCAGCCGCTGCGGCTCCCTCGTCTACCACAAGGCGGTGAAAGACACGGTGGTGGCTGAGTGCGAATACGAGGGGAGGAAGCTCTACGTGATAAAGGCCGAGGGGCCCGGCAGCACCGTGGGGAGGCTAGACGAGGCTGTGGAGTACGTCTTCGGCGAGCTGAAGGCAAAGCCTAAATACATCGTCACTGTAGACGCCGCCTTGAGGCTTGAGGGGGAGAAGACGGGCGAGGTGGCTGAGGGCATAGGCGTTGCAATGGGCGGGGTGGGGGTGGAGAAGTTCAACATAGAGTCCTACGCGACGAAATACGGCGTACCCCTGTACGCCTTCTTGATAAAGATGCGGCAGTCGGAGGCGCTTACCGCCATGACCGCCGAGATATACAACGCGGTGCAGTACACCACCAAGCGGGTGCTGGAGTTCATCACCAGCCAAGTCCAGCCTGGCGAGGCGGTCCTGCTGATAGGCGTTGGAAACACCGTGGGGGTGGGCCAGCCCCCCGCCGCGTCGTAA
- a CDS encoding DapH/DapD/GlmU-related protein, with amino-acid sequence MGLISTKAKVYARYISPDAYIYGPTVVGRDSFIDAAVIGYPTRQKILQGFSSPDEVSDGARLGESVVVRSGVVIYEDVEVGDGAEFGHNVLVREFTKIGRGVRVGTQAVIEREVKIGDRAWIQSMVYIPNGTVIEEDVFIGPNAVITNDKYPPSRRLAPVVIRRGAVIGANSTIVAGIEVGEGAVVAAGAVVTKDVPPGVVVAGVPARVVGKAEEYLRKRAVYEGG; translated from the coding sequence ATGGGCCTCATCTCGACCAAGGCCAAGGTCTACGCGAGGTACATATCGCCAGACGCCTACATCTACGGCCCAACCGTAGTCGGCAGAGACAGCTTCATAGACGCGGCGGTGATAGGGTACCCCACGCGGCAGAAGATACTCCAGGGTTTCTCCTCGCCGGATGAGGTGAGCGACGGGGCTAGGCTGGGGGAGTCCGTGGTGGTGCGTAGCGGCGTGGTGATATACGAAGACGTGGAGGTGGGCGACGGCGCTGAGTTCGGACACAACGTGCTGGTGAGGGAGTTCACGAAGATCGGGCGCGGAGTCAGGGTGGGCACCCAAGCCGTCATTGAGAGGGAGGTGAAGATAGGGGATAGGGCTTGGATCCAGTCCATGGTGTATATACCAAACGGGACCGTGATCGAGGAAGACGTCTTCATAGGCCCAAACGCCGTGATCACCAACGACAAGTACCCGCCCAGCAGAAGACTAGCCCCCGTGGTGATAAGAAGGGGGGCGGTCATAGGGGCAAACTCGACCATTGTGGCGGGAATCGAGGTGGGGGAGGGGGCGGTGGTGGCGGCAGGCGCGGTGGTGACCAAGGACGTACCCCCGGGAGTCGTAGTGGCGGGGGTCCCAGCCAGAGTGGTCGGAAAAGCCGAGGAATACCTAAGGAAGAGGGCGGTCTACGAGGGCGGTTGA
- a CDS encoding M42 family metallopeptidase: MSLEELTNALGVSGFEEEVRRRILSAVPNAEADDFGNLLAVDKSRVAFVAHMDEVGLLVTSIEEDGRMRFRKVGGVDDRILPGSSVVLYGDGFKVEGVIGIAPPHFQQQQSQISWQDLYIDVGAAGRAEVESMGIGPMTPAAFSRRYAEVGRYISATALDDRVGCWALLEAYRRGAQATYVWSVQEELGLLGARALSKRLEGKYAVVVDTTSCCHPNFTGSAKPGQGPVLRIFDNYGAYNNKLAKRILEIAKRRGIPIQISGGGGGTDAAAFFVSGIPAVAIGILSKYSHSPVEMVHKDDLKHAVELLVAISEDLR, translated from the coding sequence ATGAGCCTAGAGGAGCTGACCAACGCCCTGGGGGTCTCCGGCTTTGAGGAGGAGGTGCGCCGTAGGATACTCTCCGCCGTCCCCAACGCCGAGGCGGACGACTTCGGAAACCTCCTAGCCGTGGACAAGTCCAGGGTTGCCTTCGTGGCGCACATGGACGAGGTGGGGCTCCTCGTGACGTCCATAGAGGAAGACGGGAGGATGAGGTTTAGGAAGGTGGGAGGCGTTGACGACAGGATCCTACCCGGCTCCTCGGTGGTCCTATACGGAGATGGCTTCAAGGTGGAGGGGGTTATAGGCATCGCGCCCCCCCACTTCCAGCAACAACAGAGCCAGATCTCCTGGCAGGACCTGTATATAGACGTGGGAGCCGCCGGGAGGGCGGAGGTGGAGTCCATGGGGATCGGCCCCATGACCCCCGCCGCCTTCTCCAGGCGGTACGCCGAGGTGGGCAGGTATATATCGGCAACGGCGTTAGACGACAGAGTGGGGTGCTGGGCCTTGCTGGAGGCCTACCGGAGGGGAGCCCAGGCGACATACGTATGGAGCGTCCAAGAAGAGCTGGGCCTCCTCGGCGCGCGCGCCCTCTCGAAGAGGCTGGAAGGGAAGTACGCCGTCGTGGTAGACACGACCTCCTGTTGCCACCCCAACTTCACAGGCTCCGCCAAGCCCGGACAGGGGCCCGTGCTGAGGATCTTCGACAACTACGGCGCCTACAACAACAAGCTGGCGAAGAGGATACTCGAGATAGCCAAGAGGCGGGGTATACCGATCCAGATAAGCGGAGGCGGAGGGGGGACAGACGCAGCCGCGTTTTTCGTCTCAGGCATACCAGCGGTCGCCATCGGGATACTCAGCAAGTACTCCCACTCGCCCGTAGAAATGGTTCACAAAGACGACCTCAAACACGCCGTGGAGCTCCTCGTGGCAATATCCGAGGACCTACGCTGA
- a CDS encoding purine-nucleoside phosphorylase, whose protein sequence is MPYHIWARPGEVAPVVVGVGDPARARLFASLLEEAKLVNENRYPVYTGRAGGRAVSVVAHGIGGPSAAIALEELRTLGMEVFVRIGTAGSFGDLKVGDVLVAAAAAAPQGGLLNSYFPGFSPPLSADPRLTVRLAEALGAPVGYVVSSDAFYAEDPQFVEFWRRRGALAVEMECATAMALGWLRGFRTGCVLVVSNVVGRHEVVDLRERFVEVFRRVVEAVA, encoded by the coding sequence GTGCCGTACCACATCTGGGCTAGGCCTGGGGAGGTGGCGCCCGTCGTGGTGGGCGTGGGGGACCCGGCTAGGGCTAGGCTGTTTGCCTCCCTGTTGGAGGAGGCGAAGCTCGTGAACGAGAACCGCTACCCCGTCTACACCGGTAGGGCCGGGGGGAGGGCCGTTTCCGTTGTGGCGCACGGCATTGGAGGCCCATCGGCGGCTATCGCCCTGGAGGAGCTCAGGACGCTGGGCATGGAGGTCTTCGTGAGGATCGGGACTGCGGGGTCTTTCGGCGATTTAAAGGTGGGGGATGTCCTAGTCGCGGCAGCCGCCGCGGCTCCACAGGGGGGGCTCCTAAACTCCTACTTCCCGGGGTTCTCCCCGCCGCTCTCGGCGGACCCCAGGCTGACGGTGAGGTTGGCCGAGGCGCTTGGCGCGCCGGTGGGGTACGTGGTGTCGAGCGACGCCTTCTACGCGGAGGATCCGCAGTTTGTTGAGTTCTGGCGGAGGCGGGGGGCCCTCGCCGTGGAGATGGAGTGCGCAACTGCTATGGCGCTTGGGTGGCTCCGCGGCTTTAGGACGGGTTGCGTCTTGGTGGTGTCAAACGTGGTGGGGCGGCACGAGGTGGTCGACCTCCGGGAGAGGTTCGTGGAGGTCTTCCGCCGCGTCGTCGAGGCTGTGGCTTAG
- a CDS encoding LysO family transporter — MFDVVKYMLPLAVGYAVGKAARVRPPSWLFTALVAVLVFAVSANASGAVLSNPGLYLAVSLVYSLALVLTSAVLGSVFDRRREGRGAGKPLVSLYAAASLAAGFAVGAFAKADYASAVEPLLIVLLFAAGVDMANAGVRLERAALLAPAVALAASALVGVFFKAALGITPAVAFGLGWYTFTGPYLARAGDAAGGAYGLLVNFFREQLTYLLGPHLARRFGRVGVLAAGGATTMDNTLPLYTALYGSSFSLYAFTNGVILTFIVPLLVPAVHQTFG, encoded by the coding sequence GTGTTCGACGTCGTTAAGTACATGTTGCCTCTGGCCGTGGGCTACGCGGTGGGGAAAGCCGCGCGTGTCCGGCCACCCAGCTGGCTCTTCACGGCGCTTGTGGCCGTTCTCGTCTTCGCCGTATCTGCCAACGCCTCAGGAGCCGTGTTGAGCAACCCCGGCCTCTATCTCGCTGTTTCTCTCGTCTACTCCCTCGCCCTCGTCTTAACCTCGGCCGTGCTCGGCTCGGTCTTTGACAGGCGGAGGGAAGGAAGGGGGGCTGGGAAGCCTCTGGTGTCTCTATACGCCGCCGCCTCGCTCGCGGCGGGCTTCGCCGTAGGCGCCTTCGCCAAGGCGGATTACGCATCCGCCGTGGAGCCCCTCCTCATCGTGTTGCTGTTCGCAGCTGGCGTAGATATGGCAAACGCCGGCGTTAGGCTGGAGAGGGCCGCCTTGCTGGCGCCCGCCGTGGCGCTTGCCGCCTCGGCGCTGGTCGGCGTTTTTTTCAAGGCGGCTCTGGGGATCACGCCCGCGGTGGCCTTCGGCCTGGGTTGGTACACCTTCACGGGGCCCTACCTGGCGAGGGCGGGTGACGCCGCAGGCGGCGCCTACGGCCTTCTGGTTAACTTCTTTAGGGAGCAGCTCACCTACCTCCTGGGGCCCCACCTGGCGAGGAGGTTCGGCAGAGTGGGCGTTTTGGCGGCTGGAGGCGCCACCACTATGGACAACACGCTCCCCCTCTACACAGCTCTATACGGCTCCTCCTTCTCACTATATGCGTTTACAAACGGAGTTATTCTAACCTTTATAGTTCCCCTCCTAGTTCCGGCGGTTCATCAAACGTTTGGTTGA
- a CDS encoding UbiX family flavin prenyltransferase, producing MKVFVGITGASGVIYGVKVLELLRRAGVEIHLSITKTAERVLRLETDYDPAYVKSLAHHFWDEGDMAAPPASGSFGIDAVAVVPCSTKTLAAIANGFTTNLITRAAEVGLKERRRVVLVVRESPLSLVHIRNMELATLAGAIVMPAAPGFYTRPRDIDELVTTFAGRVLDALGIKHSFTPRWGGQARA from the coding sequence ATGAAGGTCTTCGTCGGGATCACTGGCGCCTCCGGCGTGATATATGGAGTGAAGGTGCTCGAGCTGCTGAGGAGAGCCGGCGTCGAGATACACCTCTCCATCACCAAGACCGCGGAGAGGGTCCTAAGGCTGGAGACGGACTACGACCCGGCGTATGTCAAATCGCTGGCACACCACTTCTGGGACGAGGGCGATATGGCGGCCCCGCCCGCTTCAGGTAGCTTCGGCATAGACGCGGTGGCTGTAGTCCCGTGCTCCACCAAGACCCTGGCCGCCATAGCCAACGGCTTCACCACAAACTTGATCACCAGAGCCGCCGAGGTGGGGCTGAAGGAGAGGAGGCGGGTGGTCTTGGTCGTCAGAGAGAGCCCCCTATCTCTTGTACACATCAGAAACATGGAGCTGGCGACCCTCGCGGGGGCGATAGTGATGCCGGCGGCGCCGGGCTTCTACACGAGGCCTAGAGACATAGACGAGCTGGTCACGACCTTCGCCGGCCGCGTCCTAGACGCCCTCGGGATAAAACACAGCTTCACCCCGAGGTGGGGAGGGCAAGCGAGGGCCTAA
- a CDS encoding ribbon-helix-helix domain-containing protein yields MGRRRSKVPLERIAIRFPSELLMRMDKLVERGVFKNRSHLVKAAIEELLRDPKYQEALRDKDEDFPAMRGR; encoded by the coding sequence ATGGGAAGGCGGAGGAGCAAGGTGCCCCTGGAGAGGATAGCCATACGGTTCCCCTCCGAGCTCCTCATGAGGATGGACAAGCTTGTGGAGAGAGGCGTCTTTAAAAACAGGTCTCACCTCGTAAAGGCGGCCATAGAGGAGCTCCTCCGCGACCCCAAGTACCAGGAGGCGTTGAGGGATAAAGACGAGGACTTCCCGGCAATGAGGGGGAGGTAA
- the hxlB gene encoding 6-phospho-3-hexuloisomerase, which translates to MVTYFKQAYLEIANFIIHALDKLKIEEVEAFVKTIEDIYRQNKKILVVGVGRSGLVGRAFAMRLRHLGARSYVLGETITPSVEEGDLLVAISGSGTTQVVVAAAEAAKKMRAKVAAVTSYYDSPLAKTADLVLYVPGRTKLASMDDYFARQILGIHEPLSPLGTLFEDTSMVVLDAVIAELMKRLGKNESDLAKRHANIEVP; encoded by the coding sequence GTGGTGACATACTTCAAACAGGCATACCTAGAAATTGCAAATTTTATAATACATGCGCTAGATAAGTTAAAAATTGAGGAAGTAGAGGCCTTCGTTAAAACTATAGAAGATATATACCGCCAGAACAAGAAAATTCTAGTCGTCGGCGTCGGCAGAAGCGGCTTGGTGGGGAGGGCCTTCGCCATGAGGCTGAGGCACCTCGGCGCCCGCTCCTACGTGTTGGGCGAGACCATAACCCCCTCGGTGGAGGAGGGCGATCTCCTAGTCGCGATCTCCGGGAGCGGTACCACCCAGGTGGTGGTGGCCGCCGCGGAAGCCGCGAAGAAGATGAGGGCTAAGGTAGCCGCCGTGACGTCCTACTACGACTCGCCTCTGGCGAAGACGGCGGATCTCGTCCTCTACGTCCCAGGTAGGACAAAGCTGGCGTCTATGGACGACTACTTCGCGCGGCAGATCCTGGGTATACATGAGCCGCTATCCCCCCTAGGCACGTTGTTTGAGGACACCTCTATGGTGGTTCTAGACGCCGTAATTGCGGAGCTGATGAAGAGACTTGGCAAAAACGAGAGCGACCTCGCCAAGAGACACGCAAACATCGAGGTGCCTTAA
- the speD gene encoding adenosylmethionine decarboxylase — MAGGVGAQIVGRHIYGNLYGCEQQILKDEAALITIVKEAAKVANAILLSIGSYRFGPEGGLTVFAVVAESHISIHTWPEHGFATVDVYTCGDHTDPKAAFDYIVSKLKPRKVEAFFGDRSMYRE; from the coding sequence ATGGCGGGGGGCGTGGGGGCTCAGATAGTGGGTAGGCACATCTACGGCAACCTCTACGGTTGCGAGCAACAGATCCTGAAGGACGAGGCGGCGCTCATCACCATTGTGAAGGAGGCGGCGAAGGTGGCAAACGCCATCCTCCTCTCGATCGGGTCGTACAGGTTCGGCCCCGAGGGCGGCTTGACTGTGTTCGCCGTCGTGGCGGAGAGCCACATATCTATCCACACTTGGCCGGAGCACGGCTTTGCGACGGTGGACGTCTATACCTGCGGCGATCATACGGACCCCAAAGCCGCTTTTGACTACATAGTGTCGAAGCTAAAGCCTAGGAAGGTCGAGGCGTTCTTTGGGGATAGATCGATGTATAGGGAATAA